GTTCAATGACAAGGAGCgttattcaaatattcatacgGATATTCAATATGCGTATTAGTCATAAACATCTCAAAGCccccgagaatccaggctagttcaaagaaatttgtaaaaaaaaaataactttatCGATCTCCTAAATAAACGGTTTaaagttgaaaagaaatcaggaTAATCTGGCCACGTTGGCGCTTTTCTGATGGTGCTACTGCCCCGCCATCTGAGAGTCAAGCTCTGGGTTACAGACAGTTGCACTTCAATTGCtttatcttgctaaaaaaCGTAGCCAAGATTTCGATAAATACAATGCTAAGTTGAACTACATGAAATGTcttgttcattaacaagttACGTTCAGGGTTGCAACAAAAAACCGCACCACTGGAGTCAGGGCTGAATTTCCGAAGTAAAAACGAATGTAACAAATGACTTGATCAAGCATTAAAGTCCAACATGTACACCAAGATGCATTACCAATGTTCTTTGTTACAATActttgacagaaaaatgtccaattttaggaTTATTAGACAACGAAACTGTTTTTTTCGGAAATTCGGTAAAACCCGCCtgaatgttgaaaaatgcccaaatATGACAAGTATTCAAACTATACACCATGAAAATCTCTACTCATTactcttattttacaatcttgcgtaaactcaaatcatttaTAAGAAgtttaatcatttttgttggTCTTGTGTTCAACTGTAGTTCAACTTAGCACTGCATTGATTGAAGTCTTGGCTACGttttttagcaagataaagcaattgaaagtgcATAATATGATAATTATAAAAAAGTGTTAATAGTTCGTtgcatctgaaatttagacctttgGGAGGGGGATGCATCCTAAGAAGTTGCAAgagagacgtgtaaagtaccggatcggatttcagctgtgtgagctagtcaggctgcgccacaatcacGACAAGATCTACCATGATTTTAACACATCCCGTGCTACCCAAAACAATTATGTTAAATCAAAGTACAACATTCATTGATAAGGATGacattacatggcaagtgcccaaaaatatgcagaaatTACGGAAAAAAGATTTGGTGCCAGCATTTTGTCAGAAAACGCCCAGCTTCTGTGGTTCTTTATTTGATGATATAGCGACCAGTGGGAACCGGTTCTATAAATTGAGATCGATCACGCGGGGTTTCTTGATGGGGGTCAGTTGTTGATTGTTTTCCATGAATAAAACTCAGTGTTCTACGAGATCTCATGTTCGAAGTATTGCTCTTCTTCAATGGTATCAACAATccagttctttttggattcttgatgttgctgaatgtctcattcaaatttaccacgatttcttgtttgatagCTTGTTAAGTATAGAGcttgcagagttggaaaactGTACTGTTAACGCATTAACATTAATTGTTGTGTAGGGTTGttaattctctttctttacaaAGACgcaagagcaaacaaaagcaGAGAATTTACTGacgctgtctttcctttttgccgcaagatgtctcattatgaaacaagcagtccctattcaaagctcatggataaaaCTTTTGCTCCAATCAAAACCTTAACCACTTTTTGATCACACTGAGAGGAATTGATTGTCAAATTCGTTCGAAACGATGGTAAATAGGTCATTTCAaacaagccacttttcaagaaaccggccctttggacggtagatggtgatagcttcggaaattgatgacgtcAACTTGAAAACATCTACTCTTcagtcaaatcaaatttacttccctctaatattcgaaGAGAGTAGGTACAGTCGATTTTCTATTTAACGAAtctcgatttaacgatatttTTGCTGCTTACCAAATACTGCATTTACTTCATAACAAGTCTCGATTTAACGATCAATTTCGATATAACGATACGTTCTCTGCTGACAATTTCGTTAAATCCAAGTTTGAGTGCAGTTGTGTTGATCCGGTATaacctttcaagtcagattttgacCATAATAATGATTGGCATTCCACATCAAAACTACATTCAAAGGAAGGTTTTCCACAATTgatggcaaaaagtaaaatgacAAAAACTCCAGATGTTTAAAGGAGATTGCTTGTGTTAATAATGCTTGTTGTGTGTTTTCGCTCATTCATACAATAAAGAGGAGGTGGCAACCAACTGCACAAACGACGCTACTAGTGCATGTTGTTAATAATGGAATTTCAAGCACTTTGGTAGTATAGCATACCCGTAACATTAACCTATCAGCCTTAAAATTGTTTTGTCAAGTGTGTGCTAAAGAATGTCTTAATGCTTTTTCAACAAAGGACGGCAGAACCATAAGGATATTCCTCTTGACCTTATGATGTCACGAAGAACCTCAGTGTCTCCACGAATTTGTTAGTCGAAAAACAAACACACGTTGGCGTTAGCTTCTTACTTTTTCTTGAACCTGAGCCTTCTGAGAAAGTTTAAAAAGGCTAAGGAGGTAAACCACGTGTGAATACTGAAGGCAAAGGTTTTGTAGGTGCCACAAAGTTGGGCGTTATCATGCTTGCGTTTTCATGGACCATCAAATAAATTCGAATGAATAATTCAGCCTGTTATTTGATCATAAGCGTCTAAAAACACTTGGGATCAAACTTGCTTAGCGTGTATGGACTGGAAATGCTTGTGGCTTTCATAGTTTTGTCACAATTCGTTTTGGCATGACGCGTGGAACGAACCAACTTCACAGTTAACTTTGACGATACAGAAAACATTTGCAAACATCTTGGTTGACATGCTACCCACTTACGAAACATGGGAATGGTCCTCAGCCAAGCAAATATTATTGATGTTGTCCACCCGGTAAATACCTAGTTTTAAAGATTCTGcagagtttgaatttggaagtCTCTCAGATATTTCACCTTCGTTTATTTTGCTGAGACCCCCTACTTGACCCCATGAAGTTCAAGAAGGACAAAGTTGGAGGAAGGCTTTTGTGGTATGACAAAAAGCGTGAAATTTCAAAGAGATGAATGATCTATTAGAActaaatttgaaacatttggctGTGTATGACGCGTAGTAAAACGGTCAATCAGGATCAGGTTGAATCTGATTTGATCCTACACAAGTGGTAATTGAGTTATATAATGATGCTTCATTTGAAGCCATGTTCAAACTTATAGAGTCAAATATTGTGGGTGGACGGATTTCATTAATACAATCACATTGTCATTCAAAAAGAGCTAATACGAACGCAAAATAGGAAAGATAATAAATCAACGCTGGGAGACTCTGCCAATAAAAAGAAACCTCGATGTTAAAAACTGTTATAAGTTCACCCATATTTCTTGAAGGATTGTGATCGCGTGAACTATAAAtaaaaagtttggaaattgGGTGACAAAATTTTCGCATTGTAAAGTATAGATGTGGCTATCATTGGACCGTGTGCGAATGAGACTTCAATTAGGAACTGTAAGGCATAAACAACATCCATGCATGGTCATAACATATGAATATGAATTATTAATGAAGCGGACTGGATGTGTTTTTGACAGTTATATCTAAACCGGCTTACTACAAGTTAAGGATATAACCAGCTATAGCAAGATCATTGCGATGGTGGGAAGTTTTTGAATATAAATGAGTGTTCTGACGATTCGTGTCTAAATTTTCTTTATCTTTTCATGCCTTTTAAACCTGTGAATGCTTGCCTGAGGAAAAACTCGTATCCGGGAAAAAAGTGGTTTGACGAGTTGAGCTGACCGGTTGAAGAAATAATAGTACTAGTAAGTTGATCGACGCCATTGCATGTTTCCCAGAAATATATGAGTTTTAACCTATATGGTCCATCTTGATGTGTCAAGTCGCAAGACAAAAAACCAGTAGTCGACAAGGAGAAATCCTTGCCCCAATGAGTTTActaaatttggctttgaaattgatagTGCCCACGACAattaaatgaaacaaaaatgagggAATTTTGCAATCCCTTCTCCTTGCCGTGTCGAAATCACATTTATCATCATTTCAATGTATAGAATTGTCATGTAAGGCAATTCTTGTATTTTTatttaaacatgttttttaGCAAACCATCAGGCGGCTTTGAATTAGCTGTTTTCCAAAGTTGaacaaaactgttttttttattgtccaAGTTGAAGAAGTATGTGCTTGCACGGAACCACAAGATCTTTCTCTTCAAACCTCGACTTGAAAATATGGCTGTTTCTACTGTaagcatgaaaaatattattcattttaatctGTGTCATAACAATTAAAACTGAACCATCCCTTTttagatgcaaaaaaacaaagctaTAGAGTACATTTCTCATCATGACGTATTGCTAAACAAACCGTTGAACGGCATTTCTAGTTTGGCCAGTTTCTGGCCACTCACCATTGGGAACCAAAGGCAaatcaaaagtgaacaaatcGTCGTCACTTAAATAAAAAGGATTCGATTGTTTATGCTGATGTTGCACTTGTCAATCAGCTATCATAAGATAAATCACCTCTCTATAAACTTcaatcatttttatttatttgatgaataattaaaaacattcattaattattatttttgtgaCATGATATGTTTAAGCGCTAAATACCGCTCCTAATGTATCCCAACAATGTGACAAATGGTTTTTCAACGAAGCTGACCACATTCTTCCCAACGAATATGAGCGCCCACAGAGAATTGGTTGATTGGTCCACTTGGGATTGGTGAGCGAGGATTGTCGTCAAACCTGATTTAATTAGGCCGAGCTGTTTTTTGACCAATAACGATTTTAAACCAACGTCCAGTTCTCAATAAAGCGTTTCAAGTGAAGTTTGCCATCACATTCAAAGGTGAGTGATTGATACACATCTATAAGTTTCCCTTTATTTAGGCATGAGATTATTGGCCATGAGTTTGCAAATCGTGCTCAAGTTGGTTATCGGCCTCACAGTGGTTATACGAGTACATTCGTCGGAAGGCGAAAGGCCGAGAATCTGGGGAAGTTTTTGCCATTGTGTTAGTCACGCTTCTTAAGCTGTACATCATAGAGCATTTCCGTCAAGATATCAGAGTTTTGGCTAGGTTTACCTTATATTTCTTTGACAACTGGATCACACTCATATTCGTCGATGAACGGTGCAGTAAGCTTGTTGATGAGGTCGCAGTACAAAATTGAATCTGTTTTCAAGCAAGATTTTGGTTTTGCCCGTAATGGATAATGAGTGATATGGGAAAGACCAATATGCGAAGAGCTGGAGATGGTTGAGAGTACTGCAAAATCAAATCTTAAATGCGGCATGCAATAACAATCTTTACATTATGGTGTACTCGAATGAGCATGCTTGCTCTCGCCCATTTCTGCATTCTCTCTTTCAGGAGTGAATAAAGAATTGTTGAGTTGAAGACACCTAGATTTCCTCCCTTTCTGGTAAAGAACACTTTAATTATTAAATGAGCAACAAGGAAATAGTTCATAACAGTTTACTAAATTTCATAACCATAGCAAAGCAATCGTAACAAGTAACAGACATTAATTTCGTCTCTTGTGTCATTCCTAATCTATGGATTCGGTTTACGGCTGGCTTCCCATCAAGTATTCGTTCGAAACACTCCTCCTATTCTAGTAATGGTCATTCCAATCAATTCTGAATGATTTAGTTGATACCCTGTACATTGCTTAGCCACACTTCTAGCCTCAAGATGTTATCCCTCAAATCGGTCTTGATTCCAGCCTTGGCTTCATGTGCCTTGGCCTTTTGCTTCTTCAACCTTGTTCAATCTCAAGGTAAGACCAAAAGGCTTTACCATCCTAGTACATTTATCAATCAACCTCTGAACGTCTCCAAACAACCTTTCACAGATGTGGTGAATTGTGTGAGGACCAATAATAATGTCACAGATACTTGCTTGGGATGTATTTGCGAAGCCAGTAGCAGCTGCAATGCCACCATTGGTTGCATCAATAACAACGACCTTTGTGGGCCATTCCTGATCTCCAAGGCCTTTTGGATCGATGCTGGACAGTGCACACTCACTCCCAATGAAGATCCAAATGGAAAGGATGGTAAGCAATGTGTGATTTACAATCATGGGTGATCAATTATACCGTTTCCCACGGAAGTACACCTCACGAGGGTCCAGAAGGATATCAGGATTTTGGACAAAGACTTCTAGGGATTGGATGATGAATTTGAATGTAGTGTGTACACAGGATGCAGATTTGCTTCTCATAGCTGGAAAAGACGCGTTTCCGGAGATCGTGAGGGAGATTATTGGATTGTGTGCTTCAATTGAAGGGAGTTCAGGACAGGAGAGGATACCTTTTCTTATCTGTTTGTACTGGAGATTGAGGTTTTAAGGTAAAATGTATTTAATTGGCGTCTGATAATGATAAGAGCCGAGGAATCTAGATGAAGTCACACTTGGTTGCTTCTTCAAAGCTTTTGAATTTGTCAATGACGAAGTTTGACTTGTGAGGAGGCTAAAAGCGGAATTTTGTCAAGGATGGAAAGGCTTGTGCTCTACCTCGAAAAAGATGTGTTAATATGTGATTCTACTTTTTGCCTGTCCCTGCTAAGATTAGTCTGGGCCTGTTGTGGCTCTATTTTTACCACATTGAATAGCAACACGTTTTACATTTTACATATTTGAGTTCTTGAATTGCGATTTAAAACGAATCAAGGATATCAGAAATAtgtatatattttttcttttgaacgaTGATTGGGCCTTGGGATTTGGGCCAAAATCAGACAGTCTCTTTTCTTGATTCTGCTTAGACCAACGATTCTGATTCAGTCACATTTCGATGAGCATTTATATTCTTGAAAGTTCCTGTTTCATAGATTACCCATTTTTACGAATCTATGATCCAATAGATAATCAATGTTGACTCATAGAGTTTGTCGTGTATGATTCCAAGTTACTTAACCTAGGGAAGCAATGATTGGTGGATTTACACCTTTTTGCCTGGCTTGCGCCTTGTTCTTGATGAGATTCAGATTACATACTTGAGTTCAGAAACCATGTCCGCACGTCTTGACATTTCAGGCCCTGGTAGGAGAGCATGCGTTAAACCGATTTGATATGGGTTCAATCTTTGGGACAAATGTTGAAACATAATTGAACAATGACAACCCTTCATTAGGTGAACTTTCCGTCATAGAGATTTTCAGAATAATTTTAgacattttgccaaatttgatcacATTGCTCGAAAGGGATGTTATCGCCATGCTAAGCGTTATGAAAAATTTGATTGGGCTTctaaaaatgcagaaaaatgaTTAGGCTCCAGTGAGTTTTAGTAATCTAGAAATGTAGATACTGCAGAAATGGTTGAGCTGCATGCCGATTTTTGTattattgggacattgaagcaggaaaggaagatgacgtcatcttcaaattttgagagctcgcGCGTACTTTAGAGGCTTAATAGCAGCCCTTTGttaaaggatattttttggtttggtatttgacgggcttttctaaccattacagggaatgcaatccccagtgctattaaaatgaaaggttgtaattTGTACATttgttacctttcaatctttatatgacttttggtccaccaacgaatttgagttggtagacccAGTTagtccttaaatgtagggttgatctggaatgctatctaaaaattggtcgaagtcggacttgaaagatgcaaccggatcaacaaggcctacgtattccctacgaatattaaagggaagcaaattaaacaacaaagaaggagcccgagaaagaagagatgtggacttcattgttcgaactagcctggattctcgagggcttgaaggtgctctcaaaacgcacattaagcctctacggtcactaaaattgaccctaaatcctgggttgggacaaagctcatggatacttttgaagacgtacagtatcagatacctttcgtaccttctctgaacactgtacagtcccaacttttttagcctctcccaatgtgagagctctctcaatcctttgatgttcctagtgaaacatctttggacttgttcgaccttttgcaaacctgctgaactcgttggagcccaaatgggtgaagccagtgaagcatattcaagatgtggtggaacaatcgacttgtacagagttagcatcgtgacttaaacgtgcgatatatccaaccacacatttgaaaagatctaCCCACCTTctactggatatgctcattgaacttgtcattattttggaggactacacctaaatctttcatagatgagacctgctcaatatctttacctccattatctacgagtggagtattcaaaggagttgacccaaacgtcattgagcggaatttcattccgttcagggccatattactctcagttacccaagagtaaaTTCGATCtgagtcctttgcaaggctacaggaatcttggccattcctaccagaaaataactttgtatcgtcaacataagaagagagactggcagtaatactaagcttttgaagcggggcaacgaatattataaaaaggaggggccctaagatggagccctggcgaacacccgacttgacataatgcatgtcactaagggatccctcaactttaacaatttgcttcctatcctgaatgaagtttcttatccaattgagaaccttgcctttgatcccaatgtcaaaaggccatgatctactttattgaaggccttggcaaaatcaagatcgaCAACATCAATTGGCTggtgcctttccagtcccccaatgacctgctctaaatgctcaatcagttgggtaaccgtgctaaaatataatcggaacccgtgctggctaggatgaaggacatcatggacttcaagaagctctacaaatttgaaattcatgatcttctcaaacacattcgcaatattcgaagtgagggAAATAGACCTATAGTTACTGGATTTTTTCTTATTGAACAGCAATGATTTTAATCAACGGCAATAAGTTGCATTCGTGGTCGTCTTGTAGATTTGAACTGTACCGACTAAATCTGTTTAGTAGGCCTTGGATTGGTGGAAACAAAACAGtttgtctggtagaggtcctagaccgaatctactcttgggttattGCTGGATTGCTGGAGGGCTTGAAggagctctcaaaacgcacgttaagcttctacggttactacaattgaccctaaatcctgggttgggacaaagctcatgaatgcttttgaagacgtacagtatcagatacctttcgtaccttctctgaacactgtcaagtctcaacttttttagtctctcatAATACGagatctctctcattcctgtgatgttcctagtgaaacatctttagacCTGTTCGACCTTctgcaaacttgctgaactcattggagcccaaatcgGTGAAGCATAtccaagatgtggctggacattcgacttgtacagagttacaCAGATGTATACAgttctctggacttaaacgtgcaatattcatcaactttcaactggatatgctcatcgaactttccattatcttggaggactacacctaaatccctcatggatgagacttttaaatgcccttaccttcataatctaatagtggagtgtctaatgacgtcggCCCAacggtcattgagcggaatttcattccaatcaGTGCGttattactcgcagcaacccacTGAGCAAGCCACTTCCACTGAGCAAGCCACTTCCACTGAGCGCTTCCTTTGCTtcctgtttcattttttttggtttgttttttcacgggcttttctaaccgctacagggaatgtaatccccagtactactgaaatgaaaggttataattcgtctatttactacctttcaatctttatatgatatttggtctaccaacgaatttgagttgacagaccgagctagtccttgaatgtaaggtaGATCTGAAATGCTAtcaaaaaatttgtccaagtctgacttgaaagatgctaccggatcaacaaggcctacgtattccgtACGAATATTAgattgaagcaaattaaacaatgaagaagcccaagaaagaagagatgtggacttcattgttcgaactagcctggattctcgagggcttgaaggtgctcttcaAGGTActccagtgacctcccaaaaaaatTCTGACATCATCGTGCAGCTGCCACTTCAATGTCCCGCTTTCCAATGTCAAGAAAGGTCCAGATCATAAGAACAAACTAGATGATCTAAAAGCTAACCATCAAATATCATGTCATGGTTGTTGTGTAAATCATAAGTTCCGTAATTTTCATGCAATTATAACTTTGCAATTTCCAGCTCTGTTTTGTCTAGGGATATGGGGCATCTTTGTCCatgtcaaaaatcattttttcctgttttcaaatcaattctGTAGATACGAATAAAATTGACCAGTTGATTTGTTCCTTTATACTTTCTCACACATTGCGAATCAAACAGTGCTCAAATTGGTCTTGGCTGATATTTCCTCGTTTACCTTTACATTTTGGTACCTACATTGAGCATGACTCAATCATAGCTTCACTTGTACACACTGGGCCCGAATTGAcattaaacaaaacaaaatgatgatCGTGTATTAGggcacttttttgaaatcgGAGAATCAAGAGtaagatggttttttttgctgtaGGCATGTTCATTGGTACGTTATGTAGGTGCATAATATACTTAAAAAGGCATACTAACAGTATACTGCTACTCGATGAAGTTTGTTTTGATcctcaaatcaatttttaagaaaaaatcattcataaaagcaggaagaaaaaagaagaccatAGATACCTGAAGGGGTGTTTTGAAGTATGTTATATACTTTTATAAACATTGCCCATGATCATGCCCCCAACAGAAAATTTGTTCCTATTGATTGCTTGACTTAAGATACTACTCTCATCTTAGATATGATTTTATTGAGGTGAATTTGACAATTAACAAAGCGTGCTCATCCCTggtttgcatattttgaacgACCCTCAAGACGAACGTCCTGGCTGTCTTAAAAGCCCACCAAAGCAATTCAAATACCCGCCAACAACAAAACATATTCAGAATATCGAATAGGGTTTCATGTTGGTGTGTGAGTTATCATCATTCGACGAGTCTGCTTTGTTCTTTAGTGGGTGGAAAAGGTCACCCTCACCCGAAACATTGGTCGGACTCATTCTCAGCTATTCAGGATGGTTGCGGCCGAAATAACAGACAAGGCTCGCTTCTTCAACAATAGATAATTAGCTCATGAGAACTTGTGAAGTTGAGCTCTACGTAGCCCAAAGGGCTTTATGATATAACAAACCTGTGAATAAATTCTAAAAGTCAGTCACTCTTTAATTTGTTTCTTCTTTGCCGTATTTGGCCGATAGTGCCAAAACTTAGCTTGATAGGTGTTGTCTATGCAGGTGTCGTTGTCGAGTGACGGATACACGTTCTATTAAAAACCATCTTTCCCCTCAAGCAATGAGGCCTCTAGGTGATGATGagacacatttgaaaacactCTGCTGAAGTTTTACGTTGCACTCCAATTCGTACAATAGAAAGAGACCTGCGCTAAAAATAAGTTCTAGCCAATGCCAGTATTAGTTGGGAAACTAATGATGTAAAGTTG
This genomic interval from Tigriopus californicus strain San Diego chromosome 6, Tcal_SD_v2.1, whole genome shotgun sequence contains the following:
- the LOC131882440 gene encoding lysozyme 2-like isoform X1, with protein sequence MDSVYGWLPIKYSFETLLLFYLKMLSLKSVLIPALASCALAFCFFNLVQSQDVVNCVRTNNNVTDTCLGCICEASSSCNATIGCINNNDLCGPFLISKAFWIDAGQCTLTPNEDPNGKDAYVRCASDIGCSSDILRSYFTRFLKDCNGDRLVTCEDYVMLHKNGGWNCGTDLAGTDFWDLYLECRQFVLDQGQNI
- the LOC131882440 gene encoding lysozyme 2-like isoform X2 — translated: MLSLKSVLIPALASCALAFCFFNLVQSQDVVNCVRTNNNVTDTCLGCICEASSSCNATIGCINNNDLCGPFLISKAFWIDAGQCTLTPNEDPNGKDAYVRCASDIGCSSDILRSYFTRFLKDCNGDRLVTCEDYVMLHKNGGWNCGTDLAGTDFWDLYLECRQFVLDQGQNI